In a single window of the Nocardiopsis composta genome:
- a CDS encoding EamA family transporter, which translates to MFTSFLSHVRVQGPRVPAPLLVLVGMFSLHTGSAFTVHLFDEVGALGATWLRLTFAALILMVLSGPSLWTAVRRAGWRERGAVVILGTVSAGMMAFFSEATARIPLGTATALEFLGPLVVAVVAMRRRSETVWIGTAVLGVLLLTRPWSGGADPVGIAFGLAGAVTVALYIILTQKVGSAFRPVHGLALSMLVASVAVAPMGAPQALSGSPDPWVLASLVGIALIYPILPFLLEMVALQRMSRSAFSVFASLEPAVSLIMGMLLIAQVPTLVQVAGMMLVVAAGAGAARSDHTPRPPERRDGDRPRRPRPRLRPVVRRRNLEPA; encoded by the coding sequence GTGTTCACCTCCTTCCTCTCCCACGTGCGGGTGCAGGGCCCGCGTGTGCCGGCCCCCCTGCTGGTCCTGGTCGGCATGTTCTCCCTGCACACCGGCAGCGCGTTCACCGTGCACCTGTTCGACGAGGTCGGCGCGCTGGGCGCCACCTGGCTGCGGCTGACGTTCGCGGCGCTGATCCTGATGGTGCTGTCGGGGCCGTCGCTGTGGACCGCGGTCCGCCGCGCCGGCTGGCGCGAGCGGGGAGCAGTGGTGATCCTGGGCACAGTGAGTGCGGGGATGATGGCCTTCTTCTCCGAGGCGACGGCCCGGATCCCGCTGGGCACCGCGACCGCGCTGGAGTTCCTCGGCCCGCTGGTCGTCGCGGTGGTCGCGATGCGCCGCCGGAGCGAGACGGTGTGGATCGGCACGGCGGTGCTCGGAGTGCTGCTGCTGACCCGTCCGTGGAGCGGCGGGGCCGACCCGGTCGGCATCGCCTTCGGCCTGGCCGGCGCGGTCACCGTCGCGCTCTACATCATCCTCACCCAGAAGGTCGGCTCGGCCTTCCGCCCGGTGCACGGCCTGGCGCTGTCCATGCTGGTCGCCTCGGTGGCGGTGGCCCCGATGGGCGCCCCGCAGGCGCTGTCCGGCTCGCCCGACCCGTGGGTGCTGGCCTCCCTGGTGGGCATCGCGCTGATCTACCCGATCCTGCCGTTCCTGCTGGAGATGGTGGCGCTGCAGCGGATGAGCCGGTCCGCGTTCAGCGTCTTCGCCAGCCTGGAGCCGGCGGTCAGCCTGATCATGGGCATGCTGCTCATCGCCCAGGTGCCGACCCTGGTGCAGGTGGCGGGGATGATGCTGGTGGTGGCCGCGGGAGCGGGCGCGGCCCGCAGCGACCACACCCCGCGGCCGCCGGAGCGGCGGGACGGGGACCGGCCGCGGCGCCCCCGGCCGCGCCTGCGGCCGGTGGTCCGCCGGCGCAACCTGGAACCGGCCTGA
- a CDS encoding LysR family transcriptional regulator, which produces MDLTRLRLLMELERLGTMAAVAEVAGMGTSAVSKHFAVLEKEVGVPLLVPDGRRVRLTPAGHRLAEYAVDILGRVEAARAELSGHGEPVGRVDLATFVSLLSPVVLPALARLGAGHPGVDVRIIENEPDEALALLQNGGADLALVYEYSLVPRRFPDSLRLHLVGTEPLLLSQPSSDPHADSRPLTRSRLRRLSGARWIANSRGGDDDELVGRMCAAAGFAPEIGHRVDNLEVVERMVAAGLAVGVMPKLAAATRRGVVHSPLGELGGHRRIYLVGRAGAWAWLPTRLVARELHTAAAEVLDGVAPLPADETAPLPGEGPGAAGAPAP; this is translated from the coding sequence ATGGATCTGACGCGCCTGCGGCTGCTGATGGAGCTGGAGCGGCTGGGCACCATGGCCGCCGTCGCCGAGGTGGCGGGCATGGGCACCTCTGCGGTCTCCAAGCACTTCGCGGTCTTGGAGAAGGAGGTCGGGGTGCCGCTGCTGGTGCCCGACGGCCGCCGGGTCCGGCTCACCCCCGCCGGGCACCGGCTGGCCGAGTACGCGGTGGACATCCTCGGCCGGGTGGAGGCCGCGCGCGCCGAGCTGTCCGGGCACGGCGAGCCGGTGGGCCGGGTGGACCTGGCCACCTTCGTCAGCCTGCTCTCCCCCGTGGTGCTCCCGGCCCTGGCCCGGCTCGGCGCCGGGCATCCCGGGGTCGACGTCCGGATCATCGAGAACGAGCCGGACGAGGCGCTGGCGCTGCTGCAGAACGGCGGCGCCGACCTCGCCCTGGTCTACGAGTACAGCCTGGTCCCGCGCCGTTTTCCGGATTCGCTCCGGTTGCATCTGGTGGGCACCGAGCCGCTGCTGCTGTCCCAGCCCTCCTCTGATCCGCACGCCGACAGCCGCCCGCTGACCCGGAGCCGGCTGCGGAGGCTGTCCGGGGCGCGCTGGATCGCCAATTCCCGGGGCGGGGACGACGACGAGCTGGTCGGGCGGATGTGCGCGGCCGCCGGATTCGCCCCGGAGATCGGCCACCGGGTGGACAACCTGGAGGTGGTGGAGCGGATGGTCGCCGCCGGGCTCGCGGTGGGGGTGATGCCGAAGCTGGCGGCGGCCACCCGGCGCGGGGTGGTCCACTCGCCGCTGGGCGAGCTGGGCGGTCACCGCAGGATCTACCTGGTGGGGCGGGCCGGCGCCTGGGCCTGGCTGCCCACCCGGCTGGTCGCCCGCGAACTGCACACGGCCGCGGCCGAGGTGCTGGACGGCGTTGCACCGCTTCCCGCGGACGAGACCGCGCCGCTGCCCGGTGAGGGCCCCGGCGCCGCGGGCGCCCCGGCCCCTTGA
- a CDS encoding LysR family transcriptional regulator, which translates to MIDVRRLQLLQALAQHHTVAGTAEALNVTPSAVSQQLAALSKETGVALVERRGRRFLLTGAGRVLLKHADVIFAEMESAEADLAAYTEGSVGVARVGSFATGISDLVGPAVAALGRSHPGWSFEIVQAEPEESTELLRTGALDMAVTMSSVHLPPSGSTEFRTDPIMVEPFDAVLPYHHPLASSTDLELAADLSDVDWIMSAPGTAWYDCVAAACNQVGFQPRIAHTVDDFSAVIALVQSGLGVALMPRMGWTGLSAPHIVVRTVRNTARRHIVSLTRAGATPEPLLSAVREAASKVPVPSVGPMLSSGGDPAR; encoded by the coding sequence ATGATCGATGTCCGGCGATTGCAGCTGCTCCAGGCGCTCGCGCAGCACCACACCGTCGCGGGGACCGCGGAGGCCTTGAACGTCACCCCGTCCGCCGTGTCGCAGCAGCTGGCGGCGCTCTCCAAAGAGACCGGGGTGGCTCTGGTCGAGCGGCGCGGCCGGCGCTTCCTGCTGACCGGGGCGGGCCGGGTGCTGCTCAAGCACGCCGACGTCATCTTCGCCGAGATGGAGAGCGCCGAGGCGGACCTGGCCGCCTACACCGAGGGCAGCGTCGGGGTGGCCCGGGTCGGGTCCTTCGCCACCGGCATCTCCGACCTGGTCGGCCCCGCCGTGGCGGCGCTGGGCCGCAGCCACCCCGGGTGGAGCTTCGAGATCGTCCAGGCCGAGCCGGAGGAGAGCACCGAGCTGCTGCGCACCGGCGCCCTGGACATGGCGGTCACCATGTCCTCGGTGCACCTGCCGCCCAGCGGCTCCACCGAGTTCCGGACGGACCCGATCATGGTCGAGCCGTTCGACGCGGTGCTGCCCTACCACCACCCGCTGGCCTCCTCCACCGACCTGGAGCTCGCCGCCGACCTGTCCGACGTCGACTGGATCATGTCCGCGCCCGGCACCGCCTGGTACGACTGCGTGGCGGCCGCCTGCAACCAGGTGGGCTTCCAGCCGCGCATCGCGCACACCGTGGACGACTTCAGCGCCGTCATCGCGCTGGTCCAGTCCGGGCTGGGCGTGGCGCTGATGCCGCGGATGGGCTGGACCGGGCTGTCCGCGCCGCACATCGTGGTGCGCACCGTGCGCAACACCGCCCGCCGGCACATCGTCTCCCTCACCCGGGCCGGAGCCACCCCGGAACCGCTGCTCAGCGCGGTCCGGGAGGCGGCGAGCAAGGTGCCGGTGCCCTCGGTGGGGCCGATGCTCTCCTCCGGAGGGGACCCGGCCCGCTGA
- a CDS encoding ketopantoate reductase family protein — MAETEYGNGAVGAPLRSGETGRIAVLSPGGVGGLLAGLLARDGRDVAVVATDSTAAGIAERGLRIESSLFGDFTAHPPASPRLDGRAGVLFVGCKATALHEALERVPAEAVRGALVVPLLNGLEHMEALRRAYPDARVAGAAIRVESTRVEPGRIVQSSPFASLDLAAEGVAGDRFDALVQAVRATGLEVNVRESEAEVLWKKLHFLLPTALVCTHAGRPIGGARTDRRDDLLGVAAEVERVAEQYGVDLDTGVVQRMADGIPAETKPSMLRDREAGRPMEVDALGGAFLRRARAAGVPAPTTERIVADLERINAALTAG, encoded by the coding sequence ATGGCGGAGACCGAGTACGGGAACGGGGCGGTCGGCGCGCCCCTGCGGAGCGGAGAGACCGGGCGCATCGCGGTGCTCTCCCCGGGAGGGGTCGGCGGCCTGCTGGCCGGCCTGCTCGCCAGGGACGGCCGCGACGTGGCCGTGGTGGCCACCGACTCCACCGCCGCCGGGATCGCCGAGCGCGGCCTGAGGATCGAGTCTTCGCTGTTCGGCGACTTCACCGCGCACCCGCCCGCCTCGCCCCGCCTCGACGGCCGGGCCGGCGTGCTCTTCGTCGGCTGCAAGGCCACCGCGCTGCACGAGGCGCTGGAACGGGTCCCCGCCGAGGCGGTGCGCGGCGCCCTGGTGGTCCCGCTGCTCAACGGCCTGGAGCACATGGAGGCGCTGCGCCGGGCCTACCCCGATGCGCGGGTCGCGGGCGCCGCGATCCGGGTGGAGTCCACCCGGGTCGAACCCGGCCGCATCGTGCAGAGCAGCCCGTTCGCCTCGCTGGACCTGGCCGCCGAAGGAGTGGCCGGCGACCGGTTCGACGCGCTGGTCCAGGCGGTCCGCGCGACCGGCCTGGAGGTGAACGTGCGCGAGAGCGAGGCCGAGGTGCTCTGGAAGAAACTGCACTTCCTGCTGCCCACCGCGCTGGTGTGCACGCACGCCGGCCGGCCCATCGGCGGGGCGCGCACCGACCGCCGCGACGACCTGCTGGGGGTGGCCGCCGAGGTGGAGCGGGTCGCCGAACAGTACGGCGTGGACCTGGACACCGGCGTCGTGCAGCGGATGGCCGACGGCATCCCCGCGGAGACCAAGCCCTCGATGCTGCGCGACCGGGAGGCGGGCCGGCCGATGGAGGTGGACGCCCTGGGCGGCGCCTTCCTCCGCCGGGCCCGCGCGGCCGGCGTCCCCGCCCCGACGACCGAGCGGATCGTCGCCGACCTGGAGCGGATCAACGCGGCCCTGACCGCGGGCTGA
- a CDS encoding ketopantoate reductase family protein has translation MMIEKVLQEFAVLGPGGVGGLTAALLARSGRSVTAVATGSTAARIREHGIQGASAAYGDFTARVGAASELAHRVDLLLVTPKATHLEAALERVPAETVQDALVVPLLNGFEHMEVLRRAYPRARVLPAAVHVGAERTAPGVVRHTSPYNRVELSGPGAETAAGALRAAGIGADVRTDGEALLWDKYAFLLPTALVCAHQRAPIGVCRELRRADIEAIAEEAARVAAARGVTVDTGAVLRTVAERPAHTRPSLLVDREEGRPMEVDALGGALLRAARAAGVPVPATERITAELLRVDAERAEREAERGKRTERPRRSPGGARLEG, from the coding sequence ATGATGATAGAGAAAGTTTTGCAAGAATTCGCTGTACTCGGTCCCGGCGGGGTCGGCGGGCTGACCGCCGCCCTGCTCGCGCGGAGCGGCCGGAGCGTGACCGCGGTGGCCACCGGCTCCACCGCCGCGCGCATCCGCGAGCACGGCATTCAGGGCGCCTCCGCGGCCTACGGCGACTTCACCGCCCGGGTCGGGGCCGCCTCCGAACTGGCGCACCGGGTCGACCTGCTGCTGGTCACCCCCAAGGCGACGCACCTGGAGGCGGCCCTGGAACGGGTCCCCGCCGAGACGGTGCAAGACGCCCTGGTGGTCCCGCTGCTCAACGGCTTCGAGCACATGGAGGTACTGCGCCGGGCCTACCCGCGGGCGCGGGTGCTTCCGGCCGCGGTGCACGTCGGCGCCGAGCGCACCGCCCCCGGAGTCGTCCGGCACACCAGCCCCTACAACCGGGTCGAACTCTCCGGCCCCGGGGCCGAGACCGCCGCCGGGGCGCTGCGCGCCGCCGGCATCGGCGCCGACGTCCGCACCGACGGCGAGGCCCTGCTCTGGGACAAGTACGCCTTCCTGCTGCCCACCGCACTGGTCTGCGCACACCAGCGGGCGCCGATCGGGGTCTGCCGGGAGCTGCGCCGCGCCGACATCGAGGCGATCGCGGAGGAGGCGGCGCGGGTCGCCGCGGCGCGCGGCGTCACCGTCGACACCGGAGCGGTGCTGCGCACCGTGGCGGAGCGGCCCGCGCACACCCGCCCGTCGCTGCTGGTCGACCGGGAGGAGGGGCGGCCGATGGAGGTGGACGCTCTGGGCGGTGCGCTGCTGCGCGCCGCGCGGGCCGCCGGAGTGCCGGTCCCGGCCACCGAGCGGATCACCGCCGAGCTGCTCCGTGTCGACGCGGAACGGGCAGAACGGGAAGCAGAACGGGGGAAACGGACGGAGCGCCCCCGCCGCTCCCCGGGCGGGGCCCGGTTGGAAGGATGA
- a CDS encoding GNAT family N-acetyltransferase — protein MQISLATKTSTATDGVLRYRFLGHHEIDELAELWNVVHEQHTADAPGLQDVLASVDPDEAWRRRRAQYLRWLEDRDTLAVLAERDGAPVGYAMVTLRDNPQGSWDRGERVAVVQTLAIHPDSRGTGVASGLLEEVRLQVAAQGVRDIELSAPAGSPGDLRFFEEEGFRPFVTTMVCRIGGTGALD, from the coding sequence ATGCAGATTTCGTTGGCGACCAAAACGAGCACCGCGACCGACGGCGTGCTGCGCTACCGCTTCCTCGGCCACCACGAGATCGACGAGCTCGCCGAGCTGTGGAACGTGGTGCACGAGCAGCACACCGCCGACGCCCCCGGTCTCCAGGACGTTCTCGCCTCGGTCGACCCGGACGAGGCCTGGCGCCGGCGCCGCGCCCAGTACCTGCGCTGGCTGGAGGACCGCGACACGCTCGCCGTCCTCGCCGAGCGGGACGGGGCGCCGGTCGGCTACGCCATGGTGACCCTGCGGGACAACCCGCAGGGCAGCTGGGACCGCGGTGAGCGGGTCGCCGTCGTGCAGACCCTGGCGATCCACCCCGACTCCCGGGGCACCGGCGTCGCCTCCGGCCTCCTGGAGGAGGTGCGGCTCCAGGTCGCCGCGCAGGGCGTCCGGGACATCGAGCTCTCCGCACCGGCCGGCAGCCCCGGCGACCTCCGCTTCTTCGAGGAGGAGGGCTTCCGCCCCTTCGTGACCACGATGGTCTGCCGGATCGGCGGCACCGGGGCCCTGGACTAG
- a CDS encoding pyridoxamine 5'-phosphate oxidase family protein has protein sequence MSSPAEYAPTARTVPTRSRERAAYDAETVHAILDDGYLCHLGFVADGLPVVLPTLYARVGGTLYLHGSTGSRPLRTASDGGLPVCVTATRVDGLVLARSGMHHSINYRSVVAHGTAHRVHDPEERRLALDALVDAVVPGRSADCRPADAKESAQTAVLRLDLAEVSAKVRTGGVNDEPEDADLPHWAGVVPVTTSVGEPVPDPGLAPGTPLPDYLRRFVGA, from the coding sequence GTGAGCAGCCCCGCCGAATACGCACCGACAGCGCGCACGGTCCCCACCCGCTCCCGGGAGCGCGCGGCCTACGACGCCGAGACCGTGCACGCGATCCTGGACGACGGATACCTGTGCCACCTGGGGTTCGTCGCGGACGGGCTGCCGGTGGTGCTGCCCACCCTCTACGCCCGCGTCGGCGGCACCCTCTACCTGCACGGCTCCACCGGCAGCCGGCCGCTGCGCACCGCCTCCGACGGCGGCCTGCCGGTCTGCGTCACCGCCACCCGCGTCGACGGCCTGGTGCTGGCCCGCTCCGGCATGCACCACTCGATCAACTACCGCTCGGTGGTCGCGCACGGCACCGCGCACCGGGTGCACGACCCCGAGGAGCGGCGCCTCGCGCTGGACGCCCTGGTCGACGCGGTGGTCCCGGGCCGCTCGGCGGACTGCCGGCCGGCCGACGCCAAGGAGTCCGCGCAGACCGCGGTCCTCCGCCTGGACCTGGCCGAGGTCTCGGCGAAGGTCCGCACCGGCGGTGTCAACGACGAACCGGAGGACGCGGACCTGCCGCACTGGGCCGGCGTCGTCCCGGTCACCACCTCCGTCGGCGAGCCGGTCCCCGACCCGGGCCTGGCCCCCGGCACCCCGCTGCCGGACTACCTCCGCCGGTTCGTCGGCGCCTGA
- a CDS encoding FUSC family protein gives MRAEVADRPRHKVDLKALFGLASGGWAWTTAAKAAIAMGTSFTVAALLFGPPAGALAALGSMTVLYEKNTPYAYRAVALAVVGLGFVASVAVGSLASLNPWAAAVAIGAVAGIATWLCQALRADKPGPLFFVMVCAISTIAPGGIAAVPLHAGVAALGAAVGWAVSMAGAPVRSRHPENRALADAFRKLAELLRAVGTPDLDHVQHEASLAVAEAWRLVLLGQTRGYRDTAQAARMRALLRWVSDIHLAATDVSLARRTPLPEEAAAFADDLAVAVGKPERCPDPARLDPLRKGLRPRSLESRLYSRLSRTAQAARKPTHADESRGLELYDQRRPSLGDALRSSLSRDSLVRPTALRMGISVAVAGLLALALGFDRFYWVSISATSVLQAGNVVLTVNRSAQRALGTLIGVVLGAGILMLHPPLAAVIVCAALFQGLTQLVVARNFFYASILMTPMALLTASIAAPYPVEALAESRVVDTVLGAVVGMAGALLLWRRASASRLPQVIIEVLDRTRASVLAVLDPDTRLTPERRYVLRRDLRAALISLRAVYDSAIGDVPRADTTQPLWPVVVATQRAGYLALSTLALEDPPTASQITLQRLDLAFTELMAAMRERRTPRLGALPRLVDYPRINMELRVLSSSMRTAVAEDERAAALEQERRAQREQRRAREEADADL, from the coding sequence ATGCGGGCCGAGGTCGCCGACCGGCCTCGGCACAAGGTGGACCTCAAGGCCCTGTTCGGGCTGGCGTCGGGCGGGTGGGCGTGGACCACGGCGGCCAAGGCCGCCATCGCCATGGGGACCTCGTTCACCGTGGCGGCGCTGCTGTTCGGGCCGCCGGCCGGGGCGCTGGCCGCCCTGGGGTCGATGACCGTCCTCTACGAGAAGAACACCCCCTACGCCTACCGGGCGGTGGCGCTGGCCGTGGTCGGGCTCGGCTTCGTGGCCAGCGTGGCGGTGGGCTCGCTGGCCTCGCTGAACCCGTGGGCCGCCGCGGTGGCCATCGGCGCCGTGGCCGGCATCGCCACCTGGCTCTGCCAGGCGCTGCGCGCGGACAAGCCCGGACCGCTGTTCTTCGTCATGGTCTGCGCGATCTCCACCATCGCCCCCGGCGGCATCGCGGCGGTGCCGCTGCACGCCGGCGTCGCCGCGCTGGGCGCCGCCGTGGGCTGGGCGGTCTCCATGGCCGGCGCACCGGTGCGCAGCCGGCACCCGGAGAACCGGGCGCTGGCCGACGCGTTCCGCAAGCTGGCCGAGCTGCTCCGCGCGGTCGGCACGCCCGACCTGGACCACGTGCAGCACGAGGCCTCCCTCGCGGTGGCCGAGGCGTGGCGGCTGGTGCTGCTCGGCCAGACCCGCGGGTACCGGGACACCGCGCAGGCCGCGCGGATGCGCGCGCTGCTGCGCTGGGTCTCCGACATCCACCTGGCCGCGACCGACGTGTCGCTGGCCCGGCGGACCCCGCTGCCCGAGGAGGCGGCCGCGTTCGCCGACGACCTGGCGGTCGCGGTGGGCAAGCCGGAGCGCTGCCCGGACCCGGCCCGGCTCGATCCGCTCCGCAAGGGCCTGCGGCCGCGCTCCCTGGAATCCCGGCTGTACTCCCGGCTCTCCCGGACCGCGCAGGCGGCCCGCAAGCCGACGCACGCCGACGAGAGCCGCGGCCTGGAACTGTACGACCAGCGCCGCCCCTCGCTCGGCGACGCGCTCAGGTCCAGCCTGAGCCGGGACTCGCTGGTCCGGCCGACCGCGCTGCGGATGGGCATCAGCGTGGCGGTGGCCGGCCTGCTCGCCCTGGCCCTCGGCTTCGACCGGTTCTACTGGGTGTCGATCAGCGCGACCTCGGTGCTGCAGGCGGGCAACGTGGTGCTCACCGTGAACCGGTCCGCGCAGCGCGCCCTGGGCACCCTGATCGGCGTGGTGCTGGGCGCGGGGATCCTGATGCTGCACCCGCCGCTGGCCGCGGTCATCGTCTGCGCGGCGCTGTTCCAGGGGCTGACCCAGCTGGTGGTGGCGCGCAACTTCTTCTACGCCAGCATCCTGATGACGCCGATGGCGCTGCTCACCGCGAGCATCGCGGCCCCCTACCCGGTGGAGGCGCTGGCCGAGTCCCGGGTGGTGGACACCGTGCTCGGGGCGGTGGTGGGCATGGCCGGCGCGCTGCTGCTCTGGCGCCGCGCCTCGGCCTCCCGGCTGCCGCAGGTCATCATCGAGGTGCTGGACCGCACCCGGGCGTCGGTGCTGGCGGTGCTGGACCCCGACACCCGGCTCACCCCGGAGCGCCGCTACGTGCTCCGCCGGGACCTGCGGGCGGCGCTGATCAGCCTGCGCGCGGTCTACGACAGCGCCATCGGGGACGTGCCGCGGGCCGATACCACCCAGCCGCTGTGGCCGGTGGTGGTGGCCACCCAGCGCGCCGGCTACCTGGCGCTGTCCACCCTGGCCCTGGAGGACCCGCCGACCGCCTCGCAGATCACCCTGCAGCGCCTGGACCTGGCGTTCACCGAGCTGATGGCGGCGATGCGGGAGCGCCGCACGCCCCGGCTGGGCGCACTGCCGCGGCTGGTCGACTACCCGCGGATCAACATGGAGCTGCGAGTGCTCTCCTCGTCGATGCGGACCGCGGTGGCCGAGGACGAGCGCGCGGCCGCGCTGGAGCAGGAGCGGCGGGCCCAGCGCGAGCAGCGCCGGGCCCGCGAGGAGGCCGACGCGGACCTGTGA
- a CDS encoding cyclase family protein encodes MTRFIDVSHQIVAGMTTYPGLPGPVIDDHVSFEASQRTYAPGTEFNITRISMVANTGTYLDMPSHRYRDGADLSDLELEKVADVPGVVIQAPGREVGPEAFDGVDVAGRAVLVRTGWDRHWRTDAYGAPEHPFLTEAAARLLADSGARLVGIDSVNIDDTSEDAKGARPAHSVLLAAGIPVLEHLCLLELLPADGFRFFAVPVKVQGMGTFPVRAFAIVGD; translated from the coding sequence ATGACACGGTTCATCGACGTCAGCCACCAGATCGTGGCGGGGATGACGACCTACCCCGGGCTCCCCGGCCCGGTGATCGACGACCACGTCTCCTTCGAGGCGTCGCAGCGCACCTACGCTCCGGGGACCGAGTTCAACATCACCCGCATCTCGATGGTCGCCAACACCGGCACCTACCTGGACATGCCCTCGCACCGCTACCGGGACGGCGCCGACCTGTCCGACCTGGAACTGGAGAAGGTCGCCGACGTTCCCGGAGTGGTGATCCAGGCGCCCGGCCGCGAGGTCGGCCCGGAGGCCTTCGACGGGGTCGACGTCGCCGGCCGCGCGGTGCTGGTGCGCACCGGGTGGGACCGGCACTGGCGCACCGACGCCTACGGCGCCCCCGAGCACCCCTTCCTCACCGAGGCCGCGGCCCGGCTGCTGGCCGACTCCGGGGCCCGGCTGGTCGGCATCGACTCGGTCAACATCGACGACACCTCCGAGGACGCCAAGGGCGCCCGCCCGGCCCACTCGGTGCTGCTCGCCGCGGGCATCCCGGTGCTCGAGCACCTGTGCCTGCTGGAGCTGCTGCCCGCCGACGGGTTCCGGTTCTTCGCCGTCCCGGTGAAGGTCCAGGGCATGGGCACCTTCCCGGTTCGCGCCTTCGCCATCGTCGGGGACTGA
- a CDS encoding lysophospholipid acyltransferase family protein: MSLYGAAKAVIAPTTRAAWPLETEGLHHIPARGPVILACNHLSNIDPLFIGVAVPRPVVFIAKEELFAEGNAAQRAFAWALRSIGQLSVDRKPGQSSREAMDNSLDVLREGRVFGIFPEGTRSPDGRLYRGQTGLAWLALTSEAPVIPMALCGTDRILPEGRKVPVLRRVGLRVGPPVDLSPWKGEAGKNRSRRAATDAIMAAIQRLSGQEQVPRFAASVKEEIRGRRER, translated from the coding sequence GTGTCGCTGTACGGGGCCGCCAAGGCGGTCATCGCCCCCACCACGCGGGCCGCCTGGCCGCTGGAGACCGAGGGCCTGCACCACATCCCCGCCCGGGGCCCGGTGATCCTCGCCTGCAACCACCTGTCCAACATCGACCCGCTGTTCATCGGGGTCGCGGTGCCGCGCCCGGTGGTCTTCATCGCCAAGGAGGAGCTGTTCGCCGAGGGCAACGCCGCCCAGCGGGCCTTCGCCTGGGCGCTGCGCTCGATCGGCCAGCTCTCGGTGGACCGCAAGCCCGGGCAGAGTTCGCGCGAGGCGATGGACAACAGCCTGGACGTGCTGCGCGAGGGCCGGGTGTTCGGCATCTTCCCGGAGGGCACCCGCTCCCCGGACGGCCGGCTGTACCGCGGTCAGACCGGGCTGGCCTGGCTGGCGCTCACCTCCGAGGCCCCGGTGATCCCGATGGCGCTGTGCGGAACCGACCGGATCCTGCCCGAGGGGCGGAAGGTCCCGGTGCTGCGCCGGGTGGGGCTGCGCGTGGGCCCGCCGGTGGACCTGTCCCCGTGGAAGGGGGAGGCCGGCAAGAACCGGTCCCGCCGGGCCGCGACCGATGCGATCATGGCTGCGATCCAGCGGCTGTCCGGGCAGGAGCAGGTGCCGCGGTTCGCCGCGTCGGTCAAGGAGGAGATCCGCGGCCGGCGCGAACGGTGA